A region from the Mucilaginibacter sp. CSA2-8R genome encodes:
- a CDS encoding SOS response-associated peptidase family protein — protein MCRDISLHADIQIVTRDFRGVKISPEVTQHSDQMVHVTCEVLPHYPILTNRGELLLENMSWGIIPAYEKDPKQRQLRRRNMVNAQSERILGDHKSYWYKLRNKRCLIPVTGIYEHRKVAGFKNKIPYLVNEKGRDGFYVPALYQISEEVDQETGEIYKESSFTMITRAANELMMWIHNDGDNKHRMPLFLTPELEKAWLQADLSENDMTEIFQFRMPSDGLDHHPVFTIRSNKPQPDGKPKDALYEWEGKLPVFNQESASSGSDKQTSLF, from the coding sequence ATGTGCAGAGATATCAGTTTACACGCAGACATTCAGATTGTGACCCGTGACTTCAGAGGTGTAAAAATATCACCTGAGGTGACGCAGCATTCTGACCAAATGGTTCACGTAACCTGCGAGGTACTGCCACATTACCCGATACTCACTAACCGTGGTGAGTTACTGCTCGAAAATATGAGTTGGGGAATTATTCCTGCTTATGAAAAAGACCCAAAGCAGCGACAACTTCGACGCCGTAACATGGTGAACGCACAGTCAGAGCGCATTCTTGGCGACCATAAGTCCTACTGGTACAAGCTGCGCAACAAGCGTTGCCTTATTCCGGTGACGGGTATCTATGAGCACCGTAAGGTCGCGGGTTTTAAAAACAAAATCCCTTACCTGGTTAATGAAAAAGGGCGTGATGGTTTTTATGTACCAGCACTCTACCAGATCAGTGAAGAAGTAGATCAGGAAACAGGTGAGATTTATAAGGAAAGTTCGTTCACTATGATTACCAGGGCAGCCAATGAACTAATGATGTGGATTCACAATGATGGCGATAATAAGCACCGTATGCCACTATTTCTGACGCCTGAATTAGAGAAAGCATGGTTGCAGGCTGATTTAAGTGAAAACGATATGACAGAGATTTTTCAGTTCCGTATGCCGTCTGATGGCTTGGATCATCATCCGGTATTTACCATTAGAAGCAACAAACCGCAACCGGATGGCAAGCCTAAAGATGCATTGTATGAATGGGAGGGCAAGCTACCTGTATTTAATCAGGAAAGTGCTTCTTCAGGTTCTGACAAGCAAACTTCTTTATTTTAG
- a CDS encoding PA2169 family four-helix-bundle protein, with protein sequence MESIKTSSLKTKEQIINDLKGLLVLVNDGKEGYQSASEATESQDLKAFLSQTSGERIVYASELKEHIEAHGGEADNENGGLLGGLHRAWLNVKQAFSSNDDQEILKAITTGERAVIAKYDELIADFADHSDHIKLLTEQRDGVANSLTQIEKRIVQA encoded by the coding sequence ATGGAAAGCATTAAAACATCATCTCTAAAAACTAAGGAACAAATCATTAATGATTTGAAAGGTCTGTTAGTCCTTGTTAATGACGGAAAGGAAGGTTATCAGTCAGCATCCGAGGCAACAGAATCCCAGGATCTAAAAGCATTTCTATCTCAAACTTCGGGGGAACGTATCGTATATGCTTCAGAATTGAAAGAACATATTGAAGCACACGGTGGTGAGGCCGATAATGAAAACGGTGGACTACTTGGAGGTCTGCATCGTGCCTGGCTAAATGTTAAGCAAGCATTCTCCAGCAACGACGATCAAGAGATTTTGAAAGCAATTACAACCGGGGAGCGCGCCGTTATTGCTAAATACGATGAACTGATTGCCGACTTCGCAGATCATTCTGATCACATTAAATTGTTGACAGAACAGCGTGATGGAGTTGCAAACTCATTAACTCAAATTGAAAAAAGAATTGTGCAAGCGTAA
- a CDS encoding DUF2071 domain-containing protein, whose protein sequence is MKIPVIKGIIDRRMLVNFTVELDVARAIVPAPFTPKAFKGKAIAGICLIRLKHIRPKGLPALMGLGSENGAHRIAVEWMENGNIREGVYIPRRDTSSVFNALVGGRVFPGRHYHAHFDVKEQAGQYHVAFKSSDATMITVDAKLVQSLGANSIFKDLQEASVFFKAGATGYSPNGKKYDGLHLNTYTWEMKPLEVSSVHSSFFENETIFPKGSVKFDNALLMTNIEHEWWSVADKLCY, encoded by the coding sequence ATGAAAATTCCAGTCATCAAAGGTATAATAGACAGACGCATGCTGGTTAATTTTACAGTTGAGCTTGATGTTGCAAGGGCTATTGTACCAGCTCCATTTACGCCTAAAGCTTTTAAAGGTAAAGCTATTGCTGGCATATGTCTAATACGGCTCAAGCATATCAGGCCTAAAGGATTACCCGCCTTGATGGGTTTAGGTTCTGAGAATGGTGCACACCGCATAGCTGTAGAGTGGATGGAAAATGGAAACATCAGGGAAGGCGTATATATTCCCAGGCGAGATACTTCCTCAGTATTTAACGCTTTAGTAGGTGGCCGGGTATTTCCGGGCAGACACTATCATGCACATTTTGATGTTAAGGAGCAGGCTGGTCAATATCACGTTGCTTTTAAGAGTTCAGATGCTACCATGATTACTGTTGATGCCAAGCTTGTGCAATCGTTGGGCGCAAACTCTATCTTTAAAGATTTGCAAGAGGCCTCAGTATTTTTCAAAGCGGGCGCGACAGGTTATTCCCCCAATGGTAAAAAGTATGATGGACTACATCTAAATACTTATACATGGGAAATGAAGCCTTTAGAAGTTAGTAGCGTTCACTCAAGCTTTTTTGAGAATGAAACAATATTTCCTAAAGGATCTGTTAAGTTTGATAATGCTTTATTGATGACAAACATTGAACATGAATGGTGGTCTGTAGCAGATAAACTTTGTTATTGA
- a CDS encoding amidase yields MKNQTGNTEPIYFQDATTLAQLIRNREISPVEVMKAHLNRIETLNPKVNAIVTVAADALTGAKAAEAALMSGKAIGPLHGVPFTVKDSIDTANVLTQRGSPIFKGRTPNADATSVARMKQSGGILLAKTNLPEFSYWIESDNLLSGRSNNPWDLTRTPGGSSGGESAAIAAGMSPLGLGTDLAISVRGPAAQTGIVSLKPTHGRIPMTGVWPREPRRFWHVGPMARTISDLKLAYGILAGPDGQDAFASSTVKFDAGTGNLPNRALRVGWMTGPGFGPVDPEVAATVAAAAEAFKSLGAQVEQVRIPALERDFALDVFNRIHVMEMKEAFKQAITGRSENEIYKMAKTMLSLPETSMKDFIEAEQAAERLRDGFAQYFEQYDVLLTHVLPIPAHKHGESEFVIDGQKVDATYLQGATVPLNVTGLPGIAMRFGTSREGLPIAIQLAGSWLAESTILHAAAMLESVSEVRNLHPSI; encoded by the coding sequence ATGAAAAACCAAACAGGCAATACCGAGCCTATCTATTTTCAGGATGCTACTACACTCGCTCAATTGATCCGCAACCGCGAAATATCGCCAGTGGAGGTGATGAAAGCTCATCTTAACCGTATTGAAACCCTTAACCCCAAAGTGAACGCCATAGTTACAGTTGCTGCCGATGCCCTTACCGGCGCCAAGGCTGCCGAAGCTGCCCTTATGAGCGGCAAAGCAATAGGCCCGCTGCACGGCGTACCTTTTACGGTAAAAGACTCTATTGATACGGCAAACGTTCTAACGCAACGAGGTTCGCCCATATTTAAAGGGCGCACGCCCAATGCTGATGCCACCAGCGTTGCCCGCATGAAGCAGTCGGGCGGGATACTTTTGGCCAAAACCAACCTTCCCGAATTCTCTTACTGGATTGAAAGCGATAACCTACTCAGCGGCCGGTCAAACAACCCTTGGGACTTGACCCGTACACCGGGCGGATCAAGCGGCGGCGAGTCGGCAGCTATTGCAGCAGGAATGTCTCCGCTGGGCCTGGGTACCGATCTGGCCATTTCAGTACGTGGCCCGGCAGCCCAAACCGGCATTGTTTCGCTTAAACCTACGCACGGCCGCATACCCATGACCGGTGTTTGGCCACGAGAGCCCCGCCGCTTTTGGCATGTAGGCCCCATGGCCCGCACTATCAGCGATTTAAAACTGGCTTATGGCATACTTGCCGGGCCTGATGGCCAGGATGCTTTTGCCAGCAGCACCGTTAAGTTTGATGCCGGTACCGGCAACTTGCCCAACCGTGCGTTGCGGGTTGGCTGGATGACCGGTCCGGGCTTTGGCCCTGTTGACCCTGAGGTAGCCGCTACGGTGGCAGCCGCTGCCGAAGCTTTTAAAAGTTTAGGTGCACAGGTTGAGCAGGTGCGCATCCCTGCACTGGAGCGCGACTTTGCGCTGGACGTTTTTAACCGCATCCACGTGATGGAAATGAAAGAGGCATTTAAACAAGCTATTACAGGCCGCAGCGAAAATGAAATTTACAAAATGGCCAAAACCATGCTTTCGCTACCCGAAACCTCAATGAAAGATTTTATTGAGGCTGAGCAAGCCGCCGAGCGTTTGCGCGATGGTTTTGCCCAATACTTTGAACAATACGATGTACTGCTTACCCATGTGCTGCCCATCCCGGCGCATAAACACGGCGAGAGCGAATTTGTGATTGACGGTCAAAAAGTAGACGCCACCTATTTGCAGGGCGCTACCGTACCGCTTAACGTTACCGGTTTACCCGGCATTGCCATGCGCTTTGGCACCAGCCGTGAGGGCTTGCCTATTGCCATTCAGTTGGCAGGCAGCTGGCTGGCCGAATCTACCATATTGCACGCGGCTGCAATGCTCGAAAGCGTTAGTGAGGTCCGCAATTTGCATCCAAGTATTTAA
- a CDS encoding Crp/Fnr family transcriptional regulator → MFDVFAKYLRSWTVISDEEMELIRAASTEKKIRKWQSILHDGEVWKTNCFITSGCFRLYRFSPDGADHTLRFGIDNWWITDQESYNHEKPSDYNIEALAASTVVLWSKPAWEELLNTIPALKSFQEQLFARSLEMSNRRIYSLISNSAEEKYLEFQKTYPQVFNKVPLHMVASYLGISRETLSRVRTSFVKK, encoded by the coding sequence ATGTTTGACGTATTTGCAAAATATCTGCGTAGCTGGACTGTTATCTCGGATGAGGAGATGGAGCTGATTCGCGCTGCCAGTACTGAAAAGAAGATACGTAAATGGCAGTCTATACTGCATGACGGCGAGGTTTGGAAAACCAACTGTTTTATTACCAGCGGTTGTTTTAGGTTATACCGGTTTAGCCCCGATGGTGCCGACCATACGCTCAGGTTTGGTATAGACAACTGGTGGATAACCGACCAGGAAAGTTATAACCATGAAAAGCCCTCTGATTACAATATTGAGGCCCTGGCTGCAAGCACGGTAGTATTGTGGAGTAAACCGGCATGGGAAGAACTGCTTAATACTATACCTGCCCTTAAAAGTTTTCAGGAGCAGCTTTTTGCCCGGAGCCTGGAGATGAGTAACCGGCGTATTTATTCGCTGATCAGTAATTCGGCAGAAGAAAAATACCTGGAGTTTCAAAAAACTTACCCACAAGTTTTTAATAAAGTACCGCTGCATATGGTTGCTTCCTATTTAGGAATATCCAGGGAAACGTTAAGCCGCGTGCGTACATCATTTGTAAAGAAATAA
- a CDS encoding MarR family winged helix-turn-helix transcriptional regulator produces MSVIDESGVLAIATRLQRLAERMRKDSAQIYQAHGIDFEPKWFPVIYTLYHRKELSVVELSAEIGYSHPSTIGLLKELEKLKLIKSAKDKTDERKRLIQLTTKGELLTAQMEPVWQVMVAATTQLIDTQNNLMKAIEEVEQQMDVQSFYQRAKVIIAAPDSKKK; encoded by the coding sequence ATGAGTGTAATTGATGAGTCGGGCGTCTTAGCCATTGCCACCCGCTTGCAACGGCTTGCCGAACGCATGCGAAAAGACAGTGCGCAGATTTACCAGGCACACGGGATTGACTTTGAGCCTAAATGGTTCCCGGTTATATATACTTTGTATCACCGGAAGGAGCTAAGCGTTGTAGAGCTTTCTGCCGAAATAGGGTATAGCCATCCATCTACCATAGGGCTTTTAAAAGAACTGGAGAAACTAAAACTCATTAAGTCTGCCAAAGATAAAACCGATGAACGTAAGCGGCTGATACAGCTCACTACCAAAGGCGAATTGTTAACAGCGCAAATGGAACCCGTTTGGCAGGTAATGGTTGCTGCAACAACACAACTGATTGATACCCAAAATAACCTTATGAAAGCGATTGAGGAAGTTGAGCAGCAAATGGATGTGCAAAGTTTTTACCAGCGCGCCAAGGTTATTATAGCAGCACCGGACAGTAAAAAGAAGTAG
- a CDS encoding GNAT family N-acetyltransferase, with translation MNSLLHIKPIHNECCRQIIDLILNIQQAEFGLSITINQQPDLLDIDTHYHLGGGCFWGAFVDDELVGTIALINTGQQSGCIRKMFVKKDFRGKEWGTAQQLLDVLLQYCRSVNIGHIQLGTVAPLKAAHRFYERNGFQQINKKDLLAHFPLMLTDTMFFELHLAEN, from the coding sequence ATGAATTCTTTACTCCATATTAAACCCATTCACAACGAATGCTGCCGGCAGATTATTGACCTCATATTAAATATTCAGCAAGCAGAATTTGGCTTAAGCATTACCATCAACCAGCAGCCCGATCTTTTAGATATTGATACCCATTATCATTTGGGTGGCGGCTGCTTTTGGGGCGCGTTTGTGGATGATGAATTGGTGGGCACTATCGCTTTAATAAATACCGGTCAACAATCTGGATGCATCCGTAAGATGTTTGTTAAAAAAGACTTTCGGGGCAAGGAATGGGGCACGGCTCAACAACTGCTGGATGTATTGCTGCAGTATTGCCGTAGTGTAAACATCGGGCATATACAACTCGGTACGGTTGCGCCATTAAAGGCCGCACACCGTTTTTATGAGCGTAACGGCTTTCAGCAAATTAATAAAAAAGATCTGCTTGCACATTTTCCGCTGATGCTGACCGACACCATGTTTTTTGAATTACATTTAGCCGAAAACTAA
- a CDS encoding putative quinol monooxygenase: MSTNHIHVFAKWQVKKGQTGQVLALLKQAAEASRQEKGNLFYQVHQGTADPDTIVLFEGYIDESALAEHRESSHFQSIVVGQIVPLLDSREVTITKPILD; this comes from the coding sequence ATGAGTACAAATCATATCCATGTATTTGCCAAATGGCAGGTTAAAAAAGGCCAGACTGGTCAGGTATTGGCTTTATTAAAACAAGCGGCTGAAGCAAGCCGTCAAGAAAAGGGCAATCTTTTTTATCAGGTTCATCAGGGCACTGCTGATCCGGATACGATCGTGCTGTTTGAAGGTTATATTGATGAAAGCGCTCTGGCCGAGCACCGGGAATCATCGCATTTTCAAAGTATTGTAGTCGGGCAGATTGTTCCACTATTAGACAGCCGGGAGGTGACCATCACTAAGCCCATTTTAGATTAA
- a CDS encoding type 1 glutamine amidotransferase domain-containing protein: protein MKKKILIIVSNANAIGSNNRRTGTFLPEVAHPYAVFTEAGYEIDFASLSGDTPYLDALNLADDPENLKFLTGEGWAAMQKAVKLETIDVKPYDVIFIPGGLAPMVDMADAPLLKNVIAETFERGAVVGAVCHGPVSLLNVKLSDGSYLVQGKKVASFTTEEEDSYARADVPFDLQTALTEQGAKFHAAAPWSANSIADGNLVTGQNPASAKGVGEKIVAILEN, encoded by the coding sequence ATGAAAAAGAAAATTTTAATCATCGTATCTAACGCCAACGCCATCGGCTCTAATAACAGAAGAACAGGAACCTTTTTACCAGAGGTGGCGCACCCTTACGCTGTGTTTACAGAGGCCGGCTATGAGATAGACTTCGCCAGTTTAAGCGGCGATACCCCATATCTGGATGCACTTAACCTGGCAGACGATCCGGAAAATCTTAAATTTTTGACAGGAGAGGGCTGGGCTGCTATGCAAAAAGCGGTAAAGCTGGAAACGATTGATGTAAAACCATATGATGTCATTTTTATTCCGGGCGGTTTAGCGCCCATGGTTGATATGGCCGACGCACCTTTGCTTAAAAATGTGATTGCCGAAACCTTTGAACGCGGTGCCGTGGTAGGAGCCGTTTGTCACGGACCGGTGTCTTTGCTCAATGTTAAATTAAGTGACGGATCTTACCTGGTTCAAGGTAAAAAGGTAGCATCGTTCACTACCGAAGAAGAAGATAGCTATGCCAGAGCTGATGTACCATTCGACCTGCAAACTGCGTTAACCGAACAAGGGGCTAAGTTTCATGCCGCTGCCCCATGGTCTGCCAATAGCATTGCCGATGGTAACCTTGTTACCGGTCAGAACCCGGCATCAGCAAAAGGTGTTGGAGAAAAGATAGTTGCTATTTTAGAAAATTAA
- a CDS encoding Crp/Fnr family transcriptional regulator: MTDPELEYVSTFFTLKKVRKHQYLVNEGEDVKHEYLVLSGVYKVFYVDDQDKEFIVQFAQPDWWMSDYEAFFRQVKATMYIECLVPGEVLCSTLETREQLSKELHAMAYFYRVKLTNGYLAQQQRIKLLLSSTPQQRYDAFSKLYPQLLQQVPKKLIAEYLGVSRETLSRLYAG, from the coding sequence TTGACCGACCCGGAACTGGAATACGTCAGCACCTTTTTTACATTAAAAAAAGTGCGCAAACATCAGTATCTGGTTAACGAGGGAGAGGATGTGAAGCATGAATACCTTGTTTTGTCAGGTGTTTACAAAGTGTTTTACGTAGACGACCAGGATAAAGAGTTTATTGTCCAGTTTGCCCAACCTGATTGGTGGATGTCTGATTATGAAGCCTTTTTCAGACAGGTTAAGGCAACGATGTATATTGAGTGCCTGGTGCCCGGAGAAGTGCTGTGCTCAACTTTAGAAACGAGGGAACAACTGTCTAAAGAGTTGCACGCCATGGCATATTTTTACCGCGTTAAGCTCACTAACGGCTATTTGGCCCAACAGCAGCGTATCAAGCTGTTGCTTTCCAGCACACCGCAGCAACGTTATGATGCTTTCTCTAAATTATACCCTCAACTGCTGCAGCAGGTCCCGAAAAAGCTCATTGCCGAATACCTGGGTGTAAGCCGTGAAACCCTCAGCCGCCTGTATGCCGGCTAA
- a CDS encoding TIGR03643 family protein gives MRDSKTGKPLTITEVDRVIEMAWEDRTPFDAILAQFGLTEKNVIDLMRREMKLSSFKMWRQRVQGRSTKHRELQANTITRFKCNLQRQITLNKISKRK, from the coding sequence ATGAGAGATAGTAAAACGGGTAAGCCGTTAACCATTACTGAAGTGGACAGGGTGATTGAAATGGCATGGGAAGACCGGACACCCTTTGACGCCATACTGGCGCAGTTTGGTTTAACCGAAAAAAACGTGATTGATTTGATGCGCAGAGAAATGAAACTATCCAGTTTTAAAATGTGGCGCCAGCGCGTGCAGGGCAGGTCAACCAAACATAGAGAGCTTCAGGCTAATACCATCACCAGATTTAAATGCAACCTTCAAAGGCAAATCACTTTAAACAAGATCAGTAAACGTAAATAG
- a CDS encoding MauE/DoxX family redox-associated membrane protein has translation MKTVIRFILGAIFIVSGTAKAVDTQAFIGLIQGYDIGFLAYAAIIIPPLEIILGLFLWFNIETKISALIMMISTLLFTAVFLEVYLTKGIEDCGCFGSIKFLQMPPWATVLRNVIIISGSYFLYRFPPAESAAYRNYKLAAIALVGLVAFTASSVSYSNPLINKKAINNQDLTGLDVSATFLNRFKKFDPKKRYAVFLYSPTCFHCWDATANIKSLAESKFVDETIAFAPGDLMKEQRNYEAALKPNYPIFFLSSKSFYDITSSTPVLMIIQNNKIQSFNTSGVIKNGFTIMNFSVNK, from the coding sequence ATGAAAACTGTTATCCGGTTTATTTTAGGCGCTATATTTATAGTTTCGGGCACGGCAAAGGCTGTTGATACGCAGGCGTTTATTGGATTAATACAGGGTTATGATATTGGGTTTTTAGCCTACGCTGCTATCATCATCCCGCCGTTAGAAATCATTTTAGGTTTGTTTTTATGGTTTAACATCGAAACCAAAATTTCAGCACTAATCATGATGATATCGACTTTGTTATTTACTGCTGTTTTTTTAGAAGTGTATTTAACCAAGGGCATCGAAGACTGCGGTTGTTTTGGGTCGATTAAGTTTTTACAAATGCCGCCCTGGGCCACTGTATTGCGCAACGTGATTATCATCAGCGGCTCGTACTTTTTGTATCGCTTTCCGCCGGCCGAATCAGCAGCATACCGCAATTATAAGTTAGCCGCCATCGCTTTGGTTGGGCTGGTGGCTTTTACGGCATCATCGGTATCTTATTCAAATCCTTTAATTAATAAAAAGGCTATCAATAACCAGGATTTAACCGGGCTGGATGTATCGGCCACCTTTTTAAATCGCTTCAAAAAATTCGATCCGAAAAAGCGGTATGCCGTGTTTTTATATAGCCCGACATGTTTTCATTGCTGGGACGCGACAGCTAATATTAAAAGCCTGGCCGAATCTAAGTTTGTTGATGAAACCATCGCTTTTGCCCCAGGCGACTTGATGAAAGAACAACGTAACTACGAAGCGGCATTAAAGCCTAATTACCCAATATTCTTTTTATCATCTAAAAGCTTTTACGATATAACATCATCCACACCAGTATTGATGATTATCCAAAACAATAAAATTCAAAGCTTTAACACCAGCGGCGTGATCAAAAACGGGTTTACCATCATGAATTTTAGCGTCAATAAATAG
- a CDS encoding RNA polymerase sigma factor, which produces MMKQSDEELMARAASGCRNAYALLYSRYVNQLYRYVFLFCKSKETSEEIVQDAFLKIWETREKLQTINCFKAFVFRITKNMLLDYYRRRKTEIKAFEVLAMQPETGSEFSDSKLIYSQHCLLIQQAISKLPPKRREIVEMRTQEDLSLDEIAGRLAISKSVVKKQLYQGMAFVRTYMHGEVSILIISIWLYLHH; this is translated from the coding sequence ATGATGAAGCAAAGTGATGAAGAACTAATGGCACGTGCGGCTAGCGGTTGCCGTAATGCCTATGCTTTATTGTATTCGCGCTACGTTAACCAGCTTTACCGTTATGTTTTCCTGTTTTGCAAATCAAAAGAAACCAGCGAAGAAATTGTGCAGGATGCCTTTTTAAAGATTTGGGAAACCCGCGAAAAACTACAGACCATTAACTGCTTTAAAGCCTTTGTTTTTCGCATCACCAAAAACATGCTGCTTGATTACTACCGCCGCCGCAAAACAGAAATAAAAGCGTTTGAGGTGCTGGCTATGCAGCCCGAAACCGGTTCCGAATTTTCGGATAGTAAACTCATTTACAGTCAGCACTGCCTGCTCATTCAACAAGCCATCAGTAAACTGCCGCCCAAGCGCCGCGAAATCGTGGAGATGCGCACCCAAGAAGACTTGTCGTTAGATGAAATTGCCGGCCGCCTGGCTATTTCCAAGTCGGTAGTAAAAAAACAACTATACCAGGGCATGGCCTTCGTGCGTACGTACATGCATGGCGAGGTCAGCATCCTTATCATCTCCATCTGGTTATATTTGCATCATTAG
- a CDS encoding FecR domain-containing protein — translation MNRNSAEKFLKKYAAGDYTEAEHAEFLNWLDSASDADTEEILQQMAQHFEHQPADEHEPNTLLVSGIESQLDKADQRKNRRWYSSIINWAALLVVVSGVGLFAYTSFFKTPETKLIARQQKIVPGTNKGYLQLASGRRIVLNQAANGLLAVEGNIRIYKTGDGQLKYIQKGRSKQHGANVLMTPHGGQYQVTLVDGTHVWLNAASSIRIPLSFNPQERRIDLTGEGYFEVTKNKHKPFTVCVDRMEVKVLGTHFNVCAYADEPSINTTLLEGSVKVYKNGKCKMIVPGQQARVTDDIKVCSVNVQDVVEWKNGNFSFSHEDIQSIMRKLSRWYDVEVSYVGKPTHEGFVGMLPRSSEISEVLNMLELTKVVHFKIDGRRIIVMK, via the coding sequence ATGAACCGAAATTCTGCAGAAAAATTCCTGAAAAAATACGCAGCCGGTGATTACACCGAAGCCGAGCACGCGGAGTTTTTAAACTGGCTGGATTCGGCTTCTGATGCCGACACAGAAGAAATTTTGCAGCAAATGGCTCAGCATTTTGAGCATCAGCCGGCAGACGAGCACGAACCCAATACATTGTTAGTATCGGGTATCGAATCACAGTTGGATAAAGCCGACCAGCGTAAAAACCGGCGGTGGTACTCTTCCATTATTAATTGGGCTGCCCTACTTGTAGTAGTGTCTGGCGTAGGTTTATTTGCCTACACAAGTTTCTTTAAAACACCCGAAACAAAATTGATAGCCCGGCAACAAAAAATTGTACCTGGCACTAATAAGGGCTACTTGCAACTGGCCAGCGGTCGTCGCATTGTATTAAACCAGGCCGCTAACGGTTTGCTGGCGGTTGAGGGCAACATCCGTATTTATAAAACAGGCGACGGGCAATTAAAATACATCCAAAAAGGACGTAGTAAGCAACACGGCGCTAATGTGCTGATGACCCCACATGGCGGGCAATACCAGGTAACCCTGGTTGATGGTACCCATGTATGGCTTAATGCAGCATCATCCATCAGGATACCGTTAAGCTTTAACCCGCAAGAACGCCGCATAGACCTTACCGGCGAAGGTTATTTTGAGGTAACCAAAAATAAGCATAAACCTTTTACAGTGTGTGTTGACCGCATGGAGGTTAAAGTATTGGGTACCCACTTTAATGTTTGCGCCTATGCCGACGAGCCGAGTATCAATACTACACTTTTAGAGGGTTCGGTAAAAGTCTATAAAAACGGCAAGTGCAAAATGATAGTACCAGGCCAGCAGGCCAGGGTAACTGATGATATTAAAGTGTGCAGCGTAAATGTGCAGGACGTAGTAGAGTGGAAAAACGGCAACTTCAGCTTCTCTCACGAAGATATTCAAAGTATTATGCGCAAGCTATCGCGCTGGTACGATGTGGAGGTGAGCTATGTAGGCAAACCGACGCACGAAGGCTTTGTGGGTATGCTGCCCCGCTCATCAGAGATTAGCGAGGTACTTAACATGCTCGAATTAACCAAAGTAGTTCATTTTAAAATTGACGGAAGGAGGATCATCGTAATGAAGTAA